The following are from one region of the Aquirufa lenticrescens genome:
- a CDS encoding OmpA family protein → MGVRIFVLLIFVSTLTFAQKVKWASQVISVSSEYKDPLLGREYRALHALGRPSKYPKMAATPSAWQSMTADSPDGEYLLVGFDTTMVVKQIAIFENFGAGSITSVDGLDQNNKIYPLRTFSPGYASANSQVTTIRLPTKTSFKLKGIKISFNSLRVKGYSQIDAIGISDSDEPIESSLKLTTDANAFQARENLGNAINSKFNEICPVVSPDGQKLYFTRWKHPDNLGANKNQDIWVSNWQSDRTWSKATLFSAPINNDENNAVCGITPNGKTLLLNNVYGKDGTMEKGVSFSFLLRTGEWSFPKALKIVNFKNKSEFSEYTLAPNGKVLLMTTETKDSYGGKDIYVSFLNTDDSWSEPKNIGPVVNTGEAESTPFIAPDGVTMYFSSSGHVGYGNNDIFLSRRLDDTWLNWSAPENLGPIVNTPQWDGYFSVSAKGDYAYFSSTENSVGAEDIFRIKIPEKAKPLTLIQLTGQVINQKTKEPMAARIVIKAKGNPVDTLSIDYDPYVGDYSFMWPAKKPFTVQIKKQGFFSKAESFDFTSSPNFQLVNRNFFLQTVEKNKAIAFSNLIFDQGKAELKPGFEAELEKIIAILSENTQYSLLLEGHTDNQGDWNDNLKLSLERVENVKAYLVFKGVDANRIKTKGWGGSKPLANNLLEDTRKSNRRVEFTLLSIE, encoded by the coding sequence ATGGGTGTCAGGATCTTCGTTTTGTTGATTTTTGTTTCCACCCTTACTTTTGCCCAAAAAGTCAAATGGGCTTCCCAAGTCATTTCTGTTTCTAGTGAATACAAAGACCCTCTTCTCGGAAGAGAATACCGAGCTTTGCATGCTTTAGGTCGTCCCAGTAAATACCCTAAAATGGCTGCCACTCCTAGTGCTTGGCAATCCATGACCGCCGATAGTCCGGATGGAGAATACCTGTTAGTAGGATTTGATACAACGATGGTGGTGAAACAGATAGCCATCTTTGAAAATTTTGGGGCTGGTAGCATTACTTCAGTAGATGGTTTAGATCAGAATAATAAGATCTATCCTTTGCGTACATTCTCCCCTGGATATGCAAGTGCCAATTCTCAGGTCACGACGATTCGCCTCCCTACTAAAACGAGCTTCAAATTAAAGGGGATTAAGATATCCTTTAATTCCTTACGAGTAAAAGGATACTCGCAAATCGATGCCATTGGTATTTCAGATAGCGATGAACCTATTGAGTCTTCTTTAAAACTAACAACTGACGCGAATGCCTTTCAGGCACGTGAGAATTTAGGGAATGCTATTAACTCGAAGTTTAATGAGATTTGTCCTGTAGTTAGTCCGGATGGCCAAAAGCTTTATTTCACCCGCTGGAAGCATCCTGATAATTTAGGAGCTAATAAAAACCAAGATATTTGGGTGTCTAATTGGCAGTCAGATCGTACTTGGTCAAAAGCTACCCTGTTCTCCGCTCCAATCAATAATGACGAAAATAACGCGGTTTGTGGTATTACACCTAATGGAAAGACTTTATTATTAAACAATGTCTATGGGAAAGACGGGACGATGGAAAAGGGCGTTTCCTTCTCGTTTCTCTTAAGAACGGGCGAATGGAGTTTTCCTAAAGCTCTGAAAATTGTCAACTTTAAGAATAAATCAGAATTCTCTGAATATACGTTGGCTCCTAACGGGAAAGTCCTCTTGATGACCACTGAAACCAAAGATTCATATGGTGGGAAGGATATTTATGTTTCCTTTTTGAATACGGATGATTCTTGGTCAGAACCTAAAAACATAGGCCCAGTAGTAAATACAGGTGAAGCTGAATCAACTCCCTTTATTGCTCCAGATGGTGTGACAATGTACTTTTCTTCTAGCGGTCATGTAGGTTATGGCAATAATGATATCTTTTTGTCTCGTCGTTTAGATGATACGTGGCTAAATTGGTCGGCACCAGAAAACCTAGGACCTATTGTCAATACACCTCAGTGGGATGGTTATTTCTCTGTCTCGGCTAAAGGTGATTACGCTTATTTTAGTTCCACAGAGAATTCGGTGGGTGCTGAGGATATTTTCCGTATCAAGATTCCTGAAAAGGCGAAGCCTTTGACCTTAATTCAACTGACAGGCCAGGTTATTAATCAAAAGACTAAAGAACCTATGGCGGCACGTATCGTCATCAAAGCAAAAGGAAATCCTGTGGATACGCTCTCCATTGATTATGACCCTTATGTAGGTGATTATAGTTTTATGTGGCCTGCTAAAAAGCCCTTTACAGTGCAAATTAAGAAACAGGGATTCTTCTCAAAAGCGGAAAGTTTTGACTTTACTTCTTCTCCTAATTTTCAGTTAGTCAATCGCAATTTCTTTCTTCAAACAGTCGAGAAAAATAAGGCTATTGCTTTTTCTAATCTTATTTTTGATCAAGGTAAGGCAGAATTAAAACCTGGTTTTGAAGCTGAATTAGAGAAGATTATCGCTATTCTTTCTGAAAACACTCAATATTCATTGCTATTAGAGGGGCATACAGATAACCAAGGGGATTGGAATGATAATTTGAAATTATCGCTCGAACGGGTAGAGAATGTGAAGGCTTATTTAGTTTTTAAAGGAGTGGATGCGAATCGTATTAAAACGAAGGGATGGGGCGGATCAAAGCCTTTGGCCAATAACCTATTAGAAGACACACGGAAAAGTAATCGACGTGTGGAATTCACACTTCTATCGATTGAATAA
- a CDS encoding carboxymuconolactone decarboxylase family protein gives MSETKDNLLAEINIPATESFALLDTLDAADHRYIKDLKINVSNALRAQTLTEKEAILLALAVSVNQKHTRTIDSLTELALSKGATDAEITEMHALVSLLNANNIFYRFKHMVDKEYYNTAPAGIRMSIMMNPVLGKEFFELASLTVSAINGCEMCVTSHEQSVKNHGATEARILDAIRLTAIIKSLIVLL, from the coding sequence ATGAGTGAGACAAAAGACAACTTATTGGCGGAGATTAATATCCCTGCCACAGAATCGTTTGCCCTTTTAGATACCCTAGATGCAGCAGATCACCGCTACATTAAAGATCTTAAAATCAATGTTTCGAATGCCTTACGCGCTCAAACGTTGACAGAAAAAGAAGCTATTCTATTAGCCTTAGCGGTTTCTGTGAATCAAAAGCACACTAGAACGATTGATTCCCTAACTGAACTAGCGCTAAGTAAAGGAGCGACAGATGCAGAGATTACTGAAATGCATGCCTTAGTATCCTTATTGAATGCTAACAACATTTTCTACCGATTTAAGCACATGGTAGATAAAGAGTACTACAATACGGCACCAGCTGGCATTCGTATGTCGATTATGATGAACCCTGTTTTAGGCAAAGAATTCTTTGAATTAGCTAGCTTAACAGTTTCAGCAATTAACGGCTGTGAGATGTGTGTGACTTCTCATGAGCAATCAGTGAAGAATCACGGAGCTACTGAAGCGCGTATTTTAGATGCAATCCGTCTTACAGCGATCATTAAGAGTTTGATCGTTCTTTTATAA
- a CDS encoding peroxiredoxin encodes MANHMLGLGSQFPTFSKTAVVSLEQGKEFATITSEDHKKDGKWLVMFWWPKDFTFVCPTEIAEFNRRAGDFADRDASLIGASTDSEFVHAAWRRDHDDLRGLKFPMLADTSKSLAEELGILTEGEKVAYRVTYIADQDGVIRWVSANDLSVGRNVDEVLRVLDALQTDELCPCNWKAGDATL; translated from the coding sequence ATGGCAAATCACATGTTAGGATTAGGAAGTCAATTCCCAACTTTTTCAAAAACTGCAGTCGTTTCTTTAGAGCAAGGAAAAGAATTCGCAACAATCACTTCAGAAGATCACAAGAAAGATGGTAAATGGTTAGTGATGTTCTGGTGGCCAAAAGATTTTACTTTTGTTTGCCCTACAGAAATCGCTGAATTCAACCGCCGTGCAGGAGATTTCGCAGATCGCGATGCTTCTTTAATCGGAGCTTCTACTGATTCTGAATTCGTTCACGCAGCTTGGAGAAGAGATCACGACGATTTACGTGGATTGAAATTCCCTATGTTAGCTGATACTTCTAAGAGCTTAGCTGAAGAATTAGGTATCTTAACAGAAGGAGAGAAAGTAGCATACCGTGTTACGTATATCGCTGACCAAGATGGTGTAATCCGTTGGGTATCTGCAAATGACCTTTCAGTAGGCCGTAACGTAGACGAAGTATTACGTGTATTAGATGCGTTACAAACAGACGAGCTTTGCCCATGTAACTGGAAAGCTGGAGACGCTACATTATAA
- a CDS encoding LysR family transcriptional regulator, whose translation MTITQLEYIVALADLQSFSKAADYCCVSQPSLSMQVQKLEDELNLTLFNRKAKPLVPTLEAREVIAKARAILNESNSILSLSKGWSNQVNGSVSIGVIPTIAPYLMPKFLADFQLKYPDLTIRIAETTTANIKRGIQEGKIDIGILVTPLNDSLVEIPLYYEELFLYSNVWEEDGSKLKSTLDPSKLWLLEEGHCLSSQVNSICNLPSGPLIGTKMTYQTGSMETIVRLADQGFGQTIIPQMFVDYLDPKLKEKVYSLPEPKPVREVALVHAISYSRKAIVKALEVEILAHIPDSWKKPQERNIIPI comes from the coding sequence ATGACGATAACTCAATTAGAGTACATTGTGGCCTTAGCTGATCTGCAAAGTTTTTCCAAAGCAGCGGATTATTGTTGTGTTTCTCAGCCCAGCCTGAGTATGCAGGTGCAAAAGTTAGAGGATGAATTAAATCTAACGCTCTTTAATCGTAAGGCAAAGCCTCTCGTTCCTACCCTAGAAGCAAGAGAGGTTATCGCTAAAGCTCGGGCGATTCTGAATGAAAGTAATTCGATTCTTTCTCTTTCTAAAGGTTGGTCAAATCAAGTAAATGGATCTGTCTCCATAGGAGTGATTCCTACTATTGCCCCTTATTTGATGCCTAAATTTTTGGCTGATTTTCAATTGAAATACCCAGATCTAACGATTCGCATCGCAGAAACCACAACAGCTAACATCAAGAGAGGCATTCAAGAAGGTAAAATAGATATTGGTATTCTAGTGACTCCTTTGAATGATTCTTTAGTAGAAATCCCGCTTTATTATGAGGAATTATTCTTGTATTCCAATGTGTGGGAAGAAGACGGTTCTAAGTTGAAATCTACGTTGGATCCCTCTAAACTTTGGTTATTAGAAGAAGGGCATTGTTTAAGTAGTCAAGTGAATTCCATTTGTAATTTACCCTCTGGTCCTTTGATTGGGACCAAGATGACGTATCAGACGGGAAGTATGGAAACAATTGTGCGTTTGGCTGATCAGGGTTTTGGCCAAACCATTATTCCTCAGATGTTTGTGGATTATTTGGATCCTAAGTTGAAGGAAAAAGTATATAGTTTGCCCGAACCTAAGCCCGTTAGAGAAGTAGCGCTGGTTCACGCTATTTCCTATTCTAGAAAAGCCATTGTAAAGGCTCTAGAAGTTGAAATATTAGCGCATATACCAGATTCTTGGAAAAAACCTCAGGAGCGCAATATTATCCCCATATAG
- a CDS encoding MFS transporter, producing MEQKLNNPKTLNAWAFYDWANSVHSLTITSAIFPIYFPSAAITLGSVTPGMISILGFELSNTVVFSYTISVAFLALTILMPFLSGIADYTGAKKSFMRFFCYLGSFSCIALFFFSKGHYYIGTLGFLFSIIGWGGSMVFYNSFLPEIATPDRFDRLSAKGFTLGYIGSVLLLIQNLTMLLKPEWYGGIGGEMAARVSFLTVGLWWLLFAQIPLHHLPDSTAKEKDQNQWWLGGFKELQKVFREVMVNKEIKLFLVSFFLFNMGAQTVMYLGALFGSQELHLPEDALIITILLIQLVAIPGAYFCARLSGWVGNVKALGLIVFVWIFVCAYAYTVTSQFNFYLLATAIGFVMGGIQSNSRATYAKLCPKGEKDTASYFSFYDVCDRLSTVIGTFMFGLIIQLTGNMRISILVLTFVFAASLLFLRPLVSSAKAKAIWG from the coding sequence ATGGAACAGAAACTGAATAATCCGAAAACATTGAATGCTTGGGCCTTTTATGACTGGGCCAATTCAGTGCATTCTTTAACGATTACTTCAGCCATTTTCCCTATTTATTTTCCTTCCGCTGCGATTACATTAGGTAGTGTCACGCCTGGTATGATCTCCATTTTAGGCTTTGAATTAAGCAATACGGTTGTTTTCTCGTATACTATTTCCGTTGCCTTCTTAGCCTTAACCATCTTAATGCCTTTCTTATCAGGCATAGCGGATTATACCGGTGCAAAGAAAAGCTTTATGCGGTTCTTTTGTTATTTAGGCTCTTTCAGTTGCATCGCCTTATTCTTTTTCAGCAAAGGCCATTATTATATTGGAACGCTAGGATTCCTATTTTCCATCATTGGATGGGGAGGAAGTATGGTATTCTACAATAGCTTCCTGCCTGAAATTGCGACCCCTGATCGTTTTGATCGATTAAGTGCAAAAGGATTTACCCTAGGTTATATAGGTTCCGTTTTATTATTGATTCAAAATCTAACGATGCTCCTAAAACCCGAATGGTATGGTGGAATAGGGGGCGAAATGGCAGCGCGTGTTTCCTTTTTAACCGTAGGATTATGGTGGTTATTATTTGCCCAAATCCCTTTGCATCACCTTCCTGATTCAACTGCCAAAGAAAAAGACCAAAACCAGTGGTGGCTAGGAGGCTTCAAAGAACTTCAAAAGGTATTTAGGGAAGTAATGGTAAATAAGGAAATCAAATTATTCCTTGTCAGTTTCTTCCTATTTAATATGGGTGCTCAAACAGTCATGTATTTAGGTGCATTGTTTGGAAGTCAAGAATTACACCTTCCAGAAGATGCCTTAATTATTACGATTCTACTCATTCAGTTAGTCGCTATTCCGGGCGCCTATTTCTGTGCTCGATTATCAGGCTGGGTGGGTAATGTAAAAGCGCTAGGTTTAATTGTCTTTGTCTGGATATTTGTGTGTGCCTATGCTTATACGGTAACCTCACAATTCAATTTTTATTTATTGGCCACTGCCATCGGATTCGTCATGGGGGGTATTCAATCGAATAGCCGCGCCACCTATGCTAAATTATGTCCCAAAGGGGAGAAGGATACCGCCTCCTATTTCAGTTTTTATGATGTCTGTGATCGATTGTCCACAGTAATTGGGACGTTTATGTTTGGCCTAATTATTCAGTTAACAGGCAATATGCGGATCAGTATATTGGTTCTGACGTTTGTTTTTGCCGCTAGTTTATTATTCCTTAGACCACTAGTAAGCAGCGCAAAGGCAAAAGCTATATGGGGATAA
- a CDS encoding DNA gyrase/topoisomerase IV subunit A, producing the protein MSETADGALQNQIAVAGMYENWFLEYASYVILERAVPAVEDGLKPVQRRILHALKEMDDGRFNKVANVIGQTMQYHPHGDASINDAIVNLGQKDLLFDCQGNWGDNRTGDSAAAARYIEVRLSKFANDVVFNNQTTEWQMSYDGRKREPVTLPIKFPLLLAQGVEGIAVGLATKIMPHNFCEIIQASIDILNNKKVELYPDFLLGGMMDASNYNDGLRGGKIRIRAKIDELDKKTLVITEIPYTTTTTSLIDSIIKANDTGKIKIKKVIDNTAKDVEIQIQLAPGISPDVTIDALYAFTDCEVSISPNACVIIEDKPHFMGVGEILRVSTNQTVDLLRQELEIRKGELMEKVLFSSLEKIFIENRIYRDIEECETFELVIQTVDKGLEPYKKDFYREITEEDILKLLEIRIKRISKFDSFKADELMKRLLDELAEVEDHLANLIRYAIDYFKNLLAKYGKGRERRTEIKNFNTISATVVAAANQKLYVNREDGFIGYGLKKDEYVMDCSDIDDIIVFRSNGTCVVTKVQEKVFVGRDIIYCSVFKKNDDRKVYNVVYLDGKSGTSYVKRFKVTSVTRDREYKVSSDNAKSKITYFSANENGEAEVIQISLTANCTAKIKQFDYDFAKLAIKGRESLGNMLTKYPVRKITMKSAGVSTLGGVDIWYDPTIGRLNRDGHGDHIGNFEPNDSILAIYASGNYELTNFELTNRYPAEEIMYLKKFEPQSIISAAYFDGSNKTHLIKRFHLETTSLDKKFLFISDHKASKLIAVTDNYAPNVQIKHKPDGKTNELEIIPIDELAEVRGWKALGSKLNYPKLVEVIFLETEEEAPVTEKNADAPESVEIEDVEEVVETVSDELETPAEAISDEPEFVVNFPEESKVEEKPSVEEKKEDEIPFEIKNPPKGEQLGLF; encoded by the coding sequence ATGAGTGAAACAGCGGACGGCGCACTACAGAATCAGATTGCGGTAGCAGGGATGTATGAGAATTGGTTCTTAGAATATGCTTCTTACGTTATTTTAGAGCGTGCGGTTCCGGCCGTTGAAGATGGATTAAAGCCTGTTCAACGACGCATTTTGCACGCGTTGAAGGAAATGGACGATGGCCGTTTCAATAAGGTGGCGAATGTGATCGGTCAAACCATGCAGTATCACCCGCACGGGGATGCCTCTATCAATGATGCGATTGTTAATTTAGGCCAAAAAGACCTTTTATTCGATTGCCAAGGTAACTGGGGAGACAACCGAACTGGCGATAGCGCCGCAGCGGCGCGTTATATTGAAGTACGTTTATCCAAATTTGCGAACGACGTTGTTTTTAACAACCAGACCACCGAATGGCAAATGTCCTACGATGGTCGTAAGCGCGAACCCGTAACGCTACCTATTAAATTTCCACTTTTGCTTGCGCAAGGGGTAGAGGGTATTGCTGTAGGTTTGGCAACTAAAATCATGCCGCATAATTTCTGTGAAATTATCCAGGCTTCGATCGATATTTTAAATAACAAGAAAGTAGAGCTATATCCCGATTTCCTATTAGGGGGAATGATGGATGCGTCTAATTATAACGATGGTCTTAGGGGAGGAAAAATCCGTATCCGAGCTAAAATCGATGAATTAGACAAGAAAACGCTTGTTATAACGGAGATTCCGTACACGACTACCACGACTTCTTTGATTGATTCCATCATCAAGGCAAATGATACAGGTAAAATCAAGATTAAGAAGGTAATTGATAATACGGCCAAAGACGTAGAAATTCAAATTCAATTAGCACCAGGTATTTCTCCAGATGTAACGATTGACGCCTTATATGCCTTTACAGACTGTGAAGTTTCCATTTCACCTAATGCCTGTGTGATTATCGAAGATAAGCCGCATTTTATGGGTGTAGGCGAAATCCTTCGCGTATCTACTAATCAAACGGTTGACTTACTTCGCCAAGAATTAGAGATTCGCAAAGGAGAGTTGATGGAGAAAGTGCTCTTCAGCTCTTTGGAAAAAATCTTCATCGAAAATCGCATATACCGCGACATTGAAGAATGCGAAACCTTCGAATTAGTCATTCAAACGGTAGATAAAGGCTTAGAGCCTTATAAAAAGGACTTCTACCGCGAAATCACGGAAGAGGATATCCTAAAATTACTAGAAATCAGAATTAAGCGTATTTCTAAATTTGACAGCTTTAAGGCAGACGAATTAATGAAGCGTTTATTAGACGAGTTAGCTGAGGTTGAAGATCATTTAGCTAATTTGATTCGCTATGCAATTGATTACTTCAAAAATCTATTAGCTAAATACGGAAAAGGAAGAGAGCGTCGTACTGAGATCAAGAACTTCAATACTATTTCAGCAACAGTTGTAGCCGCTGCTAACCAAAAACTATATGTGAATCGCGAAGATGGTTTCATAGGTTATGGCTTGAAGAAAGACGAGTACGTCATGGATTGCTCGGATATCGATGATATTATCGTATTCAGGTCAAACGGTACCTGCGTAGTCACTAAAGTACAAGAGAAAGTATTCGTGGGTCGCGACATTATCTATTGCTCTGTCTTCAAGAAGAACGATGATAGAAAAGTCTATAACGTTGTTTACCTAGATGGCAAGTCAGGCACATCCTATGTGAAGCGTTTCAAAGTCACTTCGGTGACGCGTGATCGCGAATACAAAGTGAGTAGCGATAATGCTAAATCGAAGATTACTTATTTCTCCGCCAATGAAAATGGGGAAGCAGAGGTAATCCAAATCAGCTTAACAGCTAATTGTACGGCTAAAATCAAGCAATTTGACTATGACTTTGCGAAGCTAGCGATCAAAGGCCGTGAATCCTTAGGGAACATGCTAACCAAATACCCGGTTCGCAAAATCACCATGAAATCAGCGGGAGTATCTACATTAGGTGGAGTGGATATTTGGTACGACCCTACGATCGGTCGCTTAAACCGCGATGGACACGGAGATCATATCGGTAATTTTGAACCGAATGACAGTATTCTGGCCATTTACGCCTCAGGTAATTATGAGTTAACGAATTTCGAATTAACGAATCGTTACCCGGCAGAGGAAATAATGTATTTAAAGAAATTTGAGCCTCAATCTATTATTTCGGCTGCTTATTTTGATGGTTCCAATAAGACTCACTTGATCAAACGATTCCATCTGGAGACTACTTCTTTAGATAAAAAATTCCTTTTCATTTCGGATCATAAAGCAAGTAAACTAATTGCTGTGACGGACAATTATGCGCCTAACGTGCAGATTAAGCACAAACCAGATGGAAAGACGAATGAATTAGAAATCATTCCCATCGATGAATTGGCCGAAGTAAGAGGCTGGAAGGCCTTGGGTAGTAAATTAAATTATCCGAAACTAGTCGAAGTCATTTTCCTAGAAACAGAGGAGGAAGCGCCGGTAACTGAAAAGAATGCCGATGCTCCTGAATCCGTAGAAATAGAGGATGTGGAGGAAGTGGTAGAAACGGTTTCAGATGAACTAGAGACACCTGCAGAAGCAATTTCAGATGAACCTGAATTTGTTGTCAACTTTCCGGAAGAGTCAAAAGTAGAAGAGAAGCCATCTGTTGAAGAGAAGAAAGAAGATGAAATACCTTTTGAAATCAAAAACCCTCCTAAAGGGGAGCAATTAGGTTTATTTTAA
- a CDS encoding NUDIX hydrolase, producing the protein MKEFEPFKQIYEQILQKQEIKANAKQAAVAVLFIEEDDQEPHLVLIERNQYDGHHSGQMALPGGKMDPTDQDLRETAAREVREEIGIEIDVSSLDYITEHWIHVSNYWITAFSVRLNKKLSYDLNKREINRIFEIPVSFFQDPANLQPFEVSYDGNKILSPSFVYEGNLIWGATALILYQLFHTED; encoded by the coding sequence ATGAAAGAATTCGAACCTTTCAAGCAGATATACGAACAAATCCTTCAAAAACAGGAGATCAAAGCCAACGCAAAACAAGCAGCAGTAGCTGTATTATTTATTGAAGAAGACGACCAGGAACCGCACCTAGTTTTGATTGAGCGAAATCAATACGATGGACATCATAGCGGACAAATGGCTTTACCTGGTGGAAAAATGGATCCTACGGATCAGGATTTACGGGAGACGGCGGCAAGGGAAGTACGGGAGGAAATAGGTATTGAGATTGATGTCTCTTCGTTAGATTACATCACAGAACATTGGATTCACGTCTCTAATTATTGGATAACCGCATTTTCCGTTCGACTGAATAAAAAGCTAAGCTACGATTTAAATAAAAGAGAAATAAATCGTATTTTTGAAATACCTGTATCTTTCTTTCAAGATCCGGCTAATCTACAACCTTTTGAAGTTAGCTACGATGGAAATAAAATCCTGAGTCCTTCCTTTGTGTATGAGGGGAATTTGATTTGGGGAGCTACAGCCTTAATATTGTACCAACTCTTCCACACAGAAGATTAA
- a CDS encoding NAD(P)/FAD-dependent oxidoreductase, with translation MIDQKDFVLSPDIAHSPEKLAQFLATEMGEAYLAACTYRIEKRSIDARSRQIKVNLRIGFYEKDHDFGLSAQLPTLSKDAKKVIIIGSGPAGLFAAIDFVKKGIKPIVLERGKDVRDRRRDLAAINRFNLVDPDSNYCFGEGGAGTYSDGKLYTRSTKRGDIKGVLETFVAHGAHSDILFEAHPHIGTNKLPGIIASMRDAVIAAGGEVHFHHRVVDFLIENKSIKGVVCSNGAEFQADKLLLATGHSARDIFQLLQNKGVAIEAKPFAIGVRIEHQQSFIDQAQYKVKQRPEYLPPASFSLVTQSKFQGVQRGVFSFCMCPGGFIVPSATSPNQVVVNGMSPSRRDSKYANSGIVVSIVEEDLARYKEFGALAGMQLQEELEQKAGSLVGGSQKAVSQYTLDFIQGKASKSSHPTSYVPGLEPGEMREFLPDYISEPLAQGFQDFNKKIPGFSSNLGQIIGLESRTSSPVKIPRDKETLEHPEIKGLYPCGEGGGYAGGIMSAALDGIRCAEAIANTLL, from the coding sequence ATGATTGACCAAAAAGACTTCGTTCTTAGCCCAGATATTGCCCATTCTCCTGAAAAATTAGCTCAATTTTTAGCTACTGAAATGGGAGAGGCGTATCTAGCAGCTTGTACCTATCGCATCGAAAAAAGGTCAATCGACGCTAGAAGCAGACAAATAAAAGTCAATCTTCGGATCGGTTTTTATGAAAAGGACCACGATTTCGGTCTTTCTGCTCAATTACCTACTTTATCAAAAGACGCCAAAAAAGTCATCATTATCGGATCTGGTCCTGCCGGATTATTTGCTGCGATTGACTTTGTCAAGAAAGGAATTAAACCCATCGTATTAGAACGGGGTAAAGATGTAAGAGATCGCAGAAGAGATTTAGCGGCCATTAACCGCTTTAATTTAGTGGATCCAGATTCCAATTACTGTTTTGGAGAAGGTGGCGCAGGTACTTATTCTGACGGTAAATTATATACGAGAAGTACGAAACGCGGCGATATTAAAGGAGTTCTAGAAACATTTGTAGCACATGGCGCTCATAGCGATATTTTATTTGAGGCTCACCCACACATAGGAACAAATAAGTTACCAGGTATTATCGCCTCCATGCGGGATGCAGTCATTGCAGCGGGAGGAGAAGTGCATTTTCATCACCGAGTAGTTGATTTTTTGATCGAGAATAAATCCATAAAAGGAGTTGTATGTTCGAATGGAGCAGAATTTCAAGCCGATAAACTTTTATTAGCCACAGGCCACTCGGCCCGTGATATATTCCAATTATTACAAAATAAAGGCGTAGCCATCGAAGCTAAACCATTCGCGATAGGCGTACGAATTGAACATCAGCAGTCTTTTATTGATCAAGCGCAATACAAAGTAAAACAACGTCCTGAATACTTACCTCCAGCCAGTTTCAGTTTAGTAACTCAAAGTAAATTCCAAGGTGTTCAAAGAGGAGTTTTCTCCTTCTGTATGTGCCCAGGTGGATTTATTGTACCTTCGGCGACATCGCCTAATCAAGTCGTAGTCAATGGAATGTCACCATCTAGACGTGATTCTAAATACGCGAATTCTGGTATTGTGGTCAGTATTGTAGAGGAAGACTTAGCGCGATACAAAGAATTTGGAGCTTTGGCAGGAATGCAATTACAAGAAGAACTAGAGCAGAAGGCAGGAAGTTTAGTAGGAGGGTCCCAAAAAGCGGTTTCTCAATATACCTTAGATTTTATCCAAGGAAAAGCAAGCAAGAGTTCGCATCCGACAAGTTACGTACCAGGCTTAGAACCTGGTGAAATGCGAGAATTCTTACCAGATTACATTTCAGAACCATTGGCTCAAGGATTTCAAGATTTCAACAAGAAAATACCCGGTTTCTCTTCCAATTTAGGTCAAATCATCGGCTTAGAGAGTAGAACATCCTCACCTGTAAAAATACCACGCGACAAGGAAACCTTAGAGCATCCAGAAATAAAAGGCCTCTATCCTTGTGGTGAAGGTGGAGGTTATGCAGGTGGCATTATGTCTGCGGCTTTGGACGGAATACGATGTGCAGAAGCCATCGCCAATACGCTTTTGTAA